In the Mytilus trossulus isolate FHL-02 chromosome 1, PNRI_Mtr1.1.1.hap1, whole genome shotgun sequence genome, one interval contains:
- the LOC134686113 gene encoding uncharacterized protein LOC134686113 isoform X2, producing MWLLYVTFEDFICLSYPTKSAAVLSTRVDINNYINTGPISAKRRKSNKRHRDSPDKDIEETCEENRQKHNLGDEHLNQNELGLIIGEVICVHQIARKRRLGRSVSDNISSDNSSNCVHGVNDLNSLVLDNIDMPYRDRDRMHERRKKDQRSNVTLTKDYGFGNSWRTRQSGDIIRNCHLTDQLVNHNDCEQNPRNKNLPDNRVCQRDNPPLRITNGCLNRTADRCVGFSPLNAYPQEEIHNNHLNLSCSATNTPLSLNLTNDLDRRNNILNVSAFNPGDSKSARFRLKLDLNTKNKPKSPRRVCSREELSGATGNSDLTRSVSFDNVITPEREMPSKTLSCESSPVTISSGYESDSLPTNEADIDNIFVNGKKKQNNRPVPPMELPIDYFSMSDSHPSPHGQPICTSAIVTRKPETFVENELNEQSQQNKSITEETGPPVQTHQEQTDNQTPTRFSPAQINNYQLTKVARSMFEIIHDLQAEKDQENKMKSRKIKRHVQWRKDRPDGLRKPVRNIENESVVNTSVSQQENCEQSRENFQPALLSSQGKVSVRCVRRPLGSDPSFQNRQYLPHSSEFDKTSYPEFSRQLSEPEIRPHDIHSEKFQMNHSFDSRDKRNHIVFEGCAPYATTKLPGCSPYATTRLPGCQTPRRDEKDDHVYETIPGDDLLQYEEILRMRLNGLLPHKYHPPALPARNINDRKMSEPIRTDFNANFRLQQQRIQSNPNFQQNLQNDINIISTSSNHRNHQLTKPRSFSYDPSDPSKTVPNEFVSRWSAADLLNYIDGIRQPPPKRRENFYFLLDSKQKRACFSESLEIENKIKDMGITLDASRRPHQDEDGYTTVDNEPSEAPPFCTGGLHNMQSTYV from the coding sequence ATGTGGTTGTTATATGTAACTTTTGAGGATTTTATATGTCTATCCTATCCAACAAAATCAGCAGCAGTATTATCAACTCGCGTggatataaacaattatatcaatACAGGACCAATCTCAGCAAAACGACGTAAATCTAATAAACGTCACCGTGATAGTCCAGATAAAGATATCGAAGAAACGTGTGAAGAAAATAGACAGAAACATAATCTTGGTGATGAACATCTGAATCAAAACGAGTTGGGACTTATCATTGGAGAGGTTATCTGTGTGCATCAAATCGCCAGAAAACGTCGCCTCGGTAGATCGGTCTCGGACAATATATCGTCTGACAATTCCTCAAACTGTGTGCATGGTGTTAATGATTTAAACAGTCTCGTATTGGATAACATTGATATGCCGTATCGTGATAGAGATAGGATGCATGAACGTAGAAAAAAGGATCAGAGATCTAATGTCACTCTGACAAAGGACTATGGGTTTGGCAATTCATGGAGGACCCGTCAATCGGGAGATATAATTAGAAATTGTCATTTAACTGATCAATTAGTGAACCATAATGACTGTGAGCAAAATCCGAGGAACAAAAACCTACCCGACAATAGAGTATGTCAGCGTGATAATCCGCCATTGAGAATAACAAATGGGTGTTTAAACCGAACAGCTGATCGCTGTGTGGGATTTAGTCCTCTTAATGCTTATCCTCAGGAGGAGATCCATAATAACCATTTAAATCTAAGTTGTAGCGCTACTAATACTCCACTCTCACTTAATTTGACAAACGATTTGGATCGCCGTAATAATATACTAAACGTTTCAGCTTTTAATCCAGGGGACTCAAAAAGTGCAAGATTTCGCCTGAAGTTGgacttaaatacaaaaaataaaccaaaaagcCCAAGAAGGGTATGTTCTAGAGAAGAACTTAGTGGTGCAACTGGGAATTCTGACCTGACAcggtctgtgtcatttgataaTGTGATTACACCAGAAAGAGAAATGCCGTCCAAAACACTTTCGTGTGAATCTTCTCCAGTAACGATATCTAGTGGATACGAGAGTGATTCCCTACCGACAAACGAAGCCGAtatagacaatatatttgtgaacggaaagaaaaaacaaaacaatcgaCCTGTTCCTCCAATGGAATTACCAATAGACTATTTTTCAATGTCGGACAGTCATCCATCACCCCACGGACAACCCATCTGTACAAGTGCAATTGTTACACGTAAACCAGAGACGTTTGTGGAAAATGAATTGAATGAACAatcacaacaaaacaaatcaattacaGAGGAGACAGGACCACCGGTGCAGACACATCAAGAGCAAACGGACAATCAAACTCCAACCAGGTTCTCCCCCgcacaaataaacaattatcaacTCACAAAAGTCGCGCGTTCAATGTTTGAGATTATACATGATTTACAGGCTGAAAAGGACCaggaaaacaaaatgaaatctcGGAAAATAAAGCGGCATGTACAATGGCGAAAAGACAGGCCAGATGGTTTAAGAAAACCTGTCagaaacattgaaaatgaaagtgttGTTAATACAAGCGTAAGTCAACAGGAAAATTGTGAACAATCTCGTGAAAACTTTCAACCCGCCCTCTTGTCGTCACAAGGAAAAGTGTCCGTTAGATGTGTGAGGCGACCATTGGGGAGTGATCCTTCATTTCAAAATAGACAATATCTACCTCATAGTTCAGAGTTTGATAAAACTTCTTATCCTGAATTTTCAAGACAACTTAGTGAGCCAGAGATAAGACCACATGATATTCACTcagaaaaatttcaaatgaatcatTCGTTTGATTCCAGGGATAAACGGAATCATATTGTGTTCGAAGGTTGTGCGCCATATGCAACCACAAAACTACCAGGTTGTTCACCGTATGCAACAACTCGATTGCCTGGATGTCAAACGCCACGAAGGGACGAGAAAGATGATCATGTGTATGAAACTATTCCTGGAGATGATCTTCTGCAATATGAGGAAATTTTAAGAATGAGGTTGAATGGGTTGCTTCCTCATAAATATCACCCTCCAGCTTTACCCGCAAGAAATATTAATGATAGAAAAATGTCCGAGCCTATTCGAACAGACTTCAATGCAAACTTTCGTTTGCAACAACAAAGAATTCAATCTAATCcaaatttccaacaaaatttACAGAATGACATAAACATTATTTCTACCTCAAGTAATCATCGAAATCATCAACTCACTAAACCCAGATCGTTCTCATACGATCCATCAGATCCTTCAAAAACCGTTCCGAATGAATTCGTTTCGAGGTGGTCGGCTGCTGACTTGCTGAACTATATCGATGGCATTCGACAACCTCCACCGAAGAGAAGAGAAAATTTCTATTTCTTATTGGATAGTAAACAGAAAAGAGCATGTTTTTCAGAGTCTCTTgagatagaaaataaaataaaagacatgGGAATAACTTTGGATGCGAGCAGACGTCCACATCAGGATGAGGACGGTTATACCACAGTGGATAATGAACCTTCTGAAGCGCCACCTTTTTGTACCGGGGGTTTACACAACATGCAATCAACTTATGTTTGA
- the LOC134686113 gene encoding uncharacterized protein LOC134686113 isoform X1: MDMQCTNMDNLLLQLRCEMNDLRDQSKELTNQMWLLYVTFEDFICLSYPTKSAAVLSTRVDINNYINTGPISAKRRKSNKRHRDSPDKDIEETCEENRQKHNLGDEHLNQNELGLIIGEVICVHQIARKRRLGRSVSDNISSDNSSNCVHGVNDLNSLVLDNIDMPYRDRDRMHERRKKDQRSNVTLTKDYGFGNSWRTRQSGDIIRNCHLTDQLVNHNDCEQNPRNKNLPDNRVCQRDNPPLRITNGCLNRTADRCVGFSPLNAYPQEEIHNNHLNLSCSATNTPLSLNLTNDLDRRNNILNVSAFNPGDSKSARFRLKLDLNTKNKPKSPRRVCSREELSGATGNSDLTRSVSFDNVITPEREMPSKTLSCESSPVTISSGYESDSLPTNEADIDNIFVNGKKKQNNRPVPPMELPIDYFSMSDSHPSPHGQPICTSAIVTRKPETFVENELNEQSQQNKSITEETGPPVQTHQEQTDNQTPTRFSPAQINNYQLTKVARSMFEIIHDLQAEKDQENKMKSRKIKRHVQWRKDRPDGLRKPVRNIENESVVNTSVSQQENCEQSRENFQPALLSSQGKVSVRCVRRPLGSDPSFQNRQYLPHSSEFDKTSYPEFSRQLSEPEIRPHDIHSEKFQMNHSFDSRDKRNHIVFEGCAPYATTKLPGCSPYATTRLPGCQTPRRDEKDDHVYETIPGDDLLQYEEILRMRLNGLLPHKYHPPALPARNINDRKMSEPIRTDFNANFRLQQQRIQSNPNFQQNLQNDINIISTSSNHRNHQLTKPRSFSYDPSDPSKTVPNEFVSRWSAADLLNYIDGIRQPPPKRRENFYFLLDSKQKRACFSESLEIENKIKDMGITLDASRRPHQDEDGYTTVDNEPSEAPPFCTGGLHNMQSTYV, from the coding sequence aatgaTCTACGAGATCAGAGTAAGGAGTTGACAAATCAGATGTGGTTGTTATATGTAACTTTTGAGGATTTTATATGTCTATCCTATCCAACAAAATCAGCAGCAGTATTATCAACTCGCGTggatataaacaattatatcaatACAGGACCAATCTCAGCAAAACGACGTAAATCTAATAAACGTCACCGTGATAGTCCAGATAAAGATATCGAAGAAACGTGTGAAGAAAATAGACAGAAACATAATCTTGGTGATGAACATCTGAATCAAAACGAGTTGGGACTTATCATTGGAGAGGTTATCTGTGTGCATCAAATCGCCAGAAAACGTCGCCTCGGTAGATCGGTCTCGGACAATATATCGTCTGACAATTCCTCAAACTGTGTGCATGGTGTTAATGATTTAAACAGTCTCGTATTGGATAACATTGATATGCCGTATCGTGATAGAGATAGGATGCATGAACGTAGAAAAAAGGATCAGAGATCTAATGTCACTCTGACAAAGGACTATGGGTTTGGCAATTCATGGAGGACCCGTCAATCGGGAGATATAATTAGAAATTGTCATTTAACTGATCAATTAGTGAACCATAATGACTGTGAGCAAAATCCGAGGAACAAAAACCTACCCGACAATAGAGTATGTCAGCGTGATAATCCGCCATTGAGAATAACAAATGGGTGTTTAAACCGAACAGCTGATCGCTGTGTGGGATTTAGTCCTCTTAATGCTTATCCTCAGGAGGAGATCCATAATAACCATTTAAATCTAAGTTGTAGCGCTACTAATACTCCACTCTCACTTAATTTGACAAACGATTTGGATCGCCGTAATAATATACTAAACGTTTCAGCTTTTAATCCAGGGGACTCAAAAAGTGCAAGATTTCGCCTGAAGTTGgacttaaatacaaaaaataaaccaaaaagcCCAAGAAGGGTATGTTCTAGAGAAGAACTTAGTGGTGCAACTGGGAATTCTGACCTGACAcggtctgtgtcatttgataaTGTGATTACACCAGAAAGAGAAATGCCGTCCAAAACACTTTCGTGTGAATCTTCTCCAGTAACGATATCTAGTGGATACGAGAGTGATTCCCTACCGACAAACGAAGCCGAtatagacaatatatttgtgaacggaaagaaaaaacaaaacaatcgaCCTGTTCCTCCAATGGAATTACCAATAGACTATTTTTCAATGTCGGACAGTCATCCATCACCCCACGGACAACCCATCTGTACAAGTGCAATTGTTACACGTAAACCAGAGACGTTTGTGGAAAATGAATTGAATGAACAatcacaacaaaacaaatcaattacaGAGGAGACAGGACCACCGGTGCAGACACATCAAGAGCAAACGGACAATCAAACTCCAACCAGGTTCTCCCCCgcacaaataaacaattatcaacTCACAAAAGTCGCGCGTTCAATGTTTGAGATTATACATGATTTACAGGCTGAAAAGGACCaggaaaacaaaatgaaatctcGGAAAATAAAGCGGCATGTACAATGGCGAAAAGACAGGCCAGATGGTTTAAGAAAACCTGTCagaaacattgaaaatgaaagtgttGTTAATACAAGCGTAAGTCAACAGGAAAATTGTGAACAATCTCGTGAAAACTTTCAACCCGCCCTCTTGTCGTCACAAGGAAAAGTGTCCGTTAGATGTGTGAGGCGACCATTGGGGAGTGATCCTTCATTTCAAAATAGACAATATCTACCTCATAGTTCAGAGTTTGATAAAACTTCTTATCCTGAATTTTCAAGACAACTTAGTGAGCCAGAGATAAGACCACATGATATTCACTcagaaaaatttcaaatgaatcatTCGTTTGATTCCAGGGATAAACGGAATCATATTGTGTTCGAAGGTTGTGCGCCATATGCAACCACAAAACTACCAGGTTGTTCACCGTATGCAACAACTCGATTGCCTGGATGTCAAACGCCACGAAGGGACGAGAAAGATGATCATGTGTATGAAACTATTCCTGGAGATGATCTTCTGCAATATGAGGAAATTTTAAGAATGAGGTTGAATGGGTTGCTTCCTCATAAATATCACCCTCCAGCTTTACCCGCAAGAAATATTAATGATAGAAAAATGTCCGAGCCTATTCGAACAGACTTCAATGCAAACTTTCGTTTGCAACAACAAAGAATTCAATCTAATCcaaatttccaacaaaatttACAGAATGACATAAACATTATTTCTACCTCAAGTAATCATCGAAATCATCAACTCACTAAACCCAGATCGTTCTCATACGATCCATCAGATCCTTCAAAAACCGTTCCGAATGAATTCGTTTCGAGGTGGTCGGCTGCTGACTTGCTGAACTATATCGATGGCATTCGACAACCTCCACCGAAGAGAAGAGAAAATTTCTATTTCTTATTGGATAGTAAACAGAAAAGAGCATGTTTTTCAGAGTCTCTTgagatagaaaataaaataaaagacatgGGAATAACTTTGGATGCGAGCAGACGTCCACATCAGGATGAGGACGGTTATACCACAGTGGATAATGAACCTTCTGAAGCGCCACCTTTTTGTACCGGGGGTTTACACAACATGCAATCAACTTATGTTTGA